The genomic region CTTCAACTAGGCAGGTCAGCCTAGTTGGTCTTCAACTGGCCAACGCGGTTTTCGGCGATCCAGCGCGCGGCGAGCACCAGCGCACCCATGCTGAAATCCTTGCCATGCTTGGCCACCATCTCTTCCGACAGCTTGGCCAGCCGTTCGAAAAATTCGTCCTTGCTAACCTCTTCGGCTGTAAGTGCGGTCTGCATTTGATCCTCCTGTTTCGTGCGGACTGCGTCCGCTATTTGAACATCCGGGCGGGAAAGGTGACGATCGCGGCGGTGCCATCGACGGCGCCCACCGCCAGATGCCGCCCGTCGCCGGACCAGGCAAGCGCGGTGACCGCGCTGCCCAACTGCCTGACGAGCAGCTCGTCGCGCGCGCCGATCCGGGCCATGGTGATACGGCCATTGGCGTAGCCAGCCGCTATCAGTTCTTTTTCCGGGTGTGCGGCCACCGCCTCGACCAGAACCAGCCCGGCGCGGCCTGTCTCCAGCGCGCCAGAGGTTTCGCCGTCGAGTGGTGGGGCGGTCATCGACCAGCCGGCGATCCGAAACGCGCCCGACGCGAACAGCGCATTCGCCGGCTCACTCCAGCAGACGGTCCGAACCGGCGACGGAAACCCCGCGATGATGCTGGTGCGACCATCAGCCAGGCCGACCAGCGCAAAGCCTCCGGTTTCGAGCCCGCAGGCCAGCCATGCGCCGTCGCCACTCCAGCGGATCGACACCGATCGCGCTGAAAGAGACACCTCGCGCATCAAGGCAGCGTCGCCTTCGACCGTCCAGATCGACAATCCTTCACCATGGCCACAGGCAAGGCGCCTTCCGCCTGGCGAGAAGGCAAGTGCGTCCGTCGAGGATGTCCCTCCGCGCCCCAGTTGCACCGCGCCGTTTTGGCCGCGCGACAGGAGGACGTCATGCCCATTGCTGACGGCCGTCGTGTCCGCCCGGGCGCTATGGTCGATGGCGACGATTGGCCCGTCGACGGTGACCAAGGCGGACGCGACTTCACCGTCGGCAGCCAGATGCAGCAACTCGCCGCTGGCCGCGCCGACCACAAAGCCGGAATGTCCATGGGAGGCGAGCGGGACATCGCCATCTCCGAACTCGGCCGTGGCGATCAAGGGCACTGGCGGCTTCTCCCTTGGCCGGATCGTCGTCTGGCCGAGATCATTGCTCACCCTGATCCGCGACTCCGGTGGTTCCTGATCGGCGACCGCGGCAATGGCGACGGTTCCATCCACTGAAGTGAAGGCGACGGACGTACCGTCAGTGCTGAAACGCAGATCCGCGATCGCCGACGGGCGACGCCAGCTTCGCGCCAGCAGATCGAACAAGGTCAGGTTCTGTAGCGCGTGCTGGTTCATGGCCATTCCCTCCGTCAGTTTTCATCCCCCGCTGCCAGGCTGCAGTCGACGTCCTCGACATCGCCTTCCGCCGCGACGATGCGGTCCTCGCACGCTGCGCAAGCGTCCATGATTGCCGCGGCGCGCTCTTCAGCCTCATGCAAGTCCCGCACCAGTTGCTCGCTGGCGCCGCTTCGGCCGATCTCCAGCTCCAGGCGCAGCAGGTCCATTTCGATGCCGGCGCGTTTCTGATTGAGCCGCAATGCCTCCGCGGTGAGCGTGGAAACATTGGCGACGAGATCGAGACGGCGAGCAAGCAGCGCATCACGCCTGGCAGCTTCAGGTCCTGCGGTCATTTTTCGCTCTCCAAGGATCCCGGCGGTTTCTCGAAGGCCGACAGCAATTTCGGCAAAGTGCCGGCCTGTGACTGGAACTGTTTTTCGGCCGTCTCGATGTGGCTCTTGAGCTGGTCCCAGATGTCGACGCGGATCATCGATGTCGTGTCCCCGGTCAGGCGCTCGATCTCTTCGACGCGGAACTGGCGCGTCAGCGAAACGCCGGAAAACACGAAGTCACGCAGCAGGATTGCGTGGTTCTCGATGAACAGATGGATCATCGGATGCGTTTCCGTGGTGACGCCGCCGGCAGTGAGTTCCGCCCGAATGAAGTCCTGGAAGTGGCTTTGGAGGCGGTATTGGCTCTCACCCATGAAGCGCATGACAAACACCAGGTCGCGCGGCATCAGCCTGACAAGATCGCCGGTGACGCCGTCCGCCTGACTGGACATTGGCACCGATGGTTCCCGCCCGTCTTTGTCGTTCGGCATGATCTCTCTCTGACGCTATGCCCGCCCAAGGGCTTTTGTCTTCAAATAATAGAGAAAGATCAGGAGTTGAATAGATGATAAAAGTTTTGATCATGCTGCGGTAGCTAACAAGAAATATTGCACCAGCGAATAATTATCAAATATTACAGGCGTAATTTACAACTGTAAAAGAACGTTACAATCGGTTGCCTGCCAGCCTATCAAAAGAATGACGATTTTGTTTTGGACACCCGGCCATGGGTGCTATTTCGAAACTGGCACGGCGCTTGCATTGTTCATTTTCACAAGAAGCCCATCGCGTTTGACGCGGTGCCAAAAGAACGAAGGAACGGAGGGAGCAGGGACATCGTCCGCTTCGATACGCCCATCGCAATTGCGGTCGGCGCCGCGGATCTCCTGCAAAACGCCTCGTAAACCTTTGCCGCGATCCACTTGACCGGCCGGACCATGAGTCGCGCCTCGATGCGCAACCCTTTGTCGTGCCGTTCGCACTCTCACTGGCGGCGCTGTGCGCCGCTTCATGCCGGGGTCAAGGGACCTGCGGCTCAAACCTGGTGGAGGCTTATGACCATGACGTCTCTGACGCTCAACAAGATTACCTCGCAACGCGGAATTTCCGTCGGCGAGGCGACCAAGAAGATTGCCGATCTCGGCTGGAATCCTTCCTACGTCCAGGAAGCGATGACGTTTCCGACCGACTACAAGATCAACAAGACGCCGCGCGACCCGATGAAGCAGGTTCTGCGGTCCTATTTTCCGATGCAGGAAGAGAAGGACAACCGCGTCTATGGCGCGCTCGACGCGGCATTGCGCGGCGACATGTTCCGCAATGTTGAACCACGCTGGGTCGAGTGGATGAAGCTCTTCCTTGCCATCATTCCCTTCCCGGAAATCTCGGCCGCACGCTCGATGGCGATGGTTGCCCGCATCGCACCCGGCGAGGAACTCAGAACCGGCTTCACCATGCAGATGATCGACGAGTTCCGTCACTCGACGATCCAGATGAATTTGAAGAAATGGTACATGGAGAACTACATCGATCCGGCCGGCTTCGACATCACCGAGGAAGCCTTCGGAAAATGCTACGCCACGACCATCGGCCGGCAGTTCGCGGAAGGCTTCATCACCGGCGACACGATGACCGCCGCCTGCATGTACCTGACCGTGGTGGCCGAGACCGCCTTCACCAACACGCTGTTCGTTGCCATGCCTTCGGAAGCTGCCCGCAACGGTGACTACGCCCTGCCGACCGTCTTCCTGTCGGTGCAGTCCGACGAGAGCCGGCATATCGGCAACGGCCACTCGTTGCTGATGGCGGCGCTCAAGGAGCCGGAGAACCATCTCCTGCTCGAGCGCGACCTCCGTTACGCCTTCTGGCAGAACCACGCCATCGTCGATGCCGCCATCGGCACCTTCATCGAATACGGCACCACCAACCGCGACAAGAACAAGGAGTCCTACGCGGAGATGTGGCACCGCTGGATCTATGAGGACTACTACCGCACCTACATGCTGCCGCTCGAGAAATACGGCATCAAGGTCCATCACGACGACGTCCAGGCGGCCTGGGAACGCATCACCAAGAAGAACTATGTCCACAAGGTCGGACAGTTCTTCGCGGTCGGCTGGCCGGTCAATTTCTGGCGCATCGAAGCCCAGACCGACAAGGACTTCGAGTGGTTCGAGCACAAATATCCAGGCTGGTACGCCGAGTTCGGCGACTTCTGGAAATGGTATGCCAAGCTCAGCCACAAGGGCGAGAAGGTGCTGCTGTTCAACAGCGATGTCGGCTACGTCTACCCGCACCGCTGCTGGTCGTGCCTCGTTCCGTGCCTGATCCGCGAGGACATGGTGGTCGGCGAGATCGATGGTCAGCTCCACACCTTCGCCCACGAACTCGACAAGTGGACCGCAACGGTCGCCTTCGCCGACGAGTATCAGGGCCGCCCGACGCCCGCGATGGGCCGCTTCAGCGGCAAGCGCGAGTGGGAGACGCTCTATGATGGCTGGGACCTGGCCGATGCGATCAAGGACCTGAACTTCGTTCGTTCCGACGGCAAGACGCTGGTTCCGCAGCCGCATCTGCGCTTCGACGACAAGGAGATGTGGACGCT from Mesorhizobium shangrilense harbors:
- a CDS encoding aromatic/alkene/methane monooxygenase hydroxylase/oxygenase subunit alpha, whose amino-acid sequence is MTMTSLTLNKITSQRGISVGEATKKIADLGWNPSYVQEAMTFPTDYKINKTPRDPMKQVLRSYFPMQEEKDNRVYGALDAALRGDMFRNVEPRWVEWMKLFLAIIPFPEISAARSMAMVARIAPGEELRTGFTMQMIDEFRHSTIQMNLKKWYMENYIDPAGFDITEEAFGKCYATTIGRQFAEGFITGDTMTAACMYLTVVAETAFTNTLFVAMPSEAARNGDYALPTVFLSVQSDESRHIGNGHSLLMAALKEPENHLLLERDLRYAFWQNHAIVDAAIGTFIEYGTTNRDKNKESYAEMWHRWIYEDYYRTYMLPLEKYGIKVHHDDVQAAWERITKKNYVHKVGQFFAVGWPVNFWRIEAQTDKDFEWFEHKYPGWYAEFGDFWKWYAKLSHKGEKVLLFNSDVGYVYPHRCWSCLVPCLIREDMVVGEIDGQLHTFAHELDKWTATVAFADEYQGRPTPAMGRFSGKREWETLYDGWDLADAIKDLNFVRSDGKTLVPQPHLRFDDKEMWTLDDVRGNTLGSPLNALRAMSPADREKHLAEYRAGFTINPCN
- a CDS encoding WD40 repeat domain-containing protein, coding for MNQHALQNLTLFDLLARSWRRPSAIADLRFSTDGTSVAFTSVDGTVAIAAVADQEPPESRIRVSNDLGQTTIRPREKPPVPLIATAEFGDGDVPLASHGHSGFVVGAASGELLHLAADGEVASALVTVDGPIVAIDHSARADTTAVSNGHDVLLSRGQNGAVQLGRGGTSSTDALAFSPGGRRLACGHGEGLSIWTVEGDAALMREVSLSARSVSIRWSGDGAWLACGLETGGFALVGLADGRTSIIAGFPSPVRTVCWSEPANALFASGAFRIAGWSMTAPPLDGETSGALETGRAGLVLVEAVAAHPEKELIAAGYANGRITMARIGARDELLVRQLGSAVTALAWSGDGRHLAVGAVDGTAAIVTFPARMFK